In Gammaproteobacteria bacterium, the sequence TTCGGCATTATCGGCCAGTTCACTGACGAATTCGGTACTGTTGTATTCGGCGTAAAGAATTCGTAAGGCATCAATTGGTGTGACTTGTGGAACTGTAACCGCAGTCCGGATGACCAGCTTGCCGTCGGATTCACGGTCAAAACTCACGTAGCCATTGCTGTAGAGGGCCGCTTGTTGCATTTCATTGGTCAGGATAGAAATCTTTTCACTGTCGATCTCGGCAGTACTGGTGCCGAGCAATTGGCCATTGTTGGCGTACACGCTGATCAATGTAGCGCCGGAACGGGCACGAATACTATCAATCTCGAATACCAGATTTGAGCCAAACAGGTTTTTCATCACATCAGCGATCTCGTTACTTCTCGCCAAATGTACCGCTTTGGTGTTATCCAGAGAACGCCGACTCAAATTCAAAGCATCTTGCAAGCCTTGTTCCACTTCCACGTTAAACCAGCTATCCACAGCATCGTTACTGAACTGGGTGGAAAAATAAAACATGAAACCCAGTGGAATCAACACCAGCGGAATCAGAAGCGTTAGCATGTTGACGGTTAATCGCGTTCCCGGCACCTGTTGTTTGTATTGTTTGTACAGGCGCCAGCCATTCACCAGAATTACGCCACTTAATAGTAATACACCGATAAAATTTATTAAAAAGATCAGACCGCTGTATTCCTGAAACCCGCCTGAACTCTTGGTGGATTGAGTGAGCAAAAACATCGACACGCCCATCAAGACCACACCGAATATGGTCAAAAGACGGAGTGGAAAACTTTTTAGAGTTTTAACGGCCACACATACCACTCACTGACCAGTACCCAGTCAGCCCAGTATTTTGCAAGGTATTGTAAAGGATCGGGAAAATGTCTTACATCGACCACCAGGCGCGCTCGTGCTTGAATGATCTCGGGGTTCGGGACATTGCTGGCGCTGAGCAAAGGAATGTCTTTCAAGGTTCTCAGGCTATAGATGGCCTGCTCTGCGGTCGCAAACGACTCTTGTTGTGCCAAGTCCGGGATGGAAACCACATAGCGCTCGGTAACCGCATTGAATTGGATCAAATACAGTTTATTCACTCGCGCAATGGTTTTATCGCGCCAGTAGCGTCGTGGCCGCACTAATTCGGCCTGCAGCTCAATCCGGATGGGTAAACCCTGTTGCAAAATACTTTTAGCTTCATCATGCAGGGCATAGGCAATATCGGCAGTCAGATAATAGGTGTCATCCAAAACTATGGTCTGGGCATGGCTGACCTCGAAACGGTCTGATGCGTGCAAACCAATACTCACCATGCACAAGCCTAAAAACAGTCCAGCGCGCGCACACAAGTGTATGAAACTGTT encodes:
- a CDS encoding DUF4390 domain-containing protein, yielding MENQQSQSKNNSFIHLCARAGLFLGLCMVSIGLHASDRFEVSHAQTIVLDDTYYLTADIAYALHDEAKSILQQGLPIRIELQAELVRPRRYWRDKTIARVNKLYLIQFNAVTERYVVSIPDLAQQESFATAEQAIYSLRTLKDIPLLSASNVPNPEIIQARARLVVDVRHFPDPLQYLAKYWADWVLVSEWYVWPLKL